Genomic DNA from Desulfonema ishimotonii:
CTCTTTTAACGGGGGGATGCGGTGGGCACAGGAAGAGGGGTTCCGTTTTCCTGACTGCCGTACATGGCGGCGCTATCATCTCGTTCCCACGCTCTGCGTCAATGCCATTAAGTTAAGGATCAGAGATTTCATAAATTCCGCGTTTCGTGTAGGGGCAGGCCCCCGTGCCTGCCCTGCCCGCACGGGAACGGCGGATTTTGTCTCCCGTAAAATTCGTATATTATCCGGTCCTTATTCCCTAACTTAATGGCATTGACGCTCTGCGTGGGAATGTGGAACCGGACGCTCTGCGTCCCGTGAATACAAAACGGATTCCTGAATTTTCCGAACCGCAGATAACTGTTCGAAATGCCGCCTTTCATATTCCGCCCTTTCAGGGCCGGATGGGTTTGTGGCGTGCCGGTCCCAGGGCGTTGCCCTGGGCTGTGATATTGCGCCCTTTCAGGGCTTTATTTTCCGCATCCCACGCCACGCCGACCCGATGCCCGGTAATGAATCACCGGGCTGACAGCGGAACCGGGCTGAAGCCCGCTGCGGGTATAACGAGATTCAGCGCCCTGAAGCGCCGGTTCTGATTTCAGCCGGGGGATTCATTCCCCGGCGATAACATGCGGGTATCTGGAAAGCCCCGAAGGGGCGAGATATTACAGCCCGGTGCAACGCACCGGGAACATAACAAAAAAAAACATTCATAAGCCCTGAAAGGGCGGGTTAAGGATGATCCCGGAATGCCGCATTTCATATTCCGCCCTTTCAGGGCCGGATGGGTTTGTGGCGTGCCGGTCCCAGAGCGTTGCCCTGGGCTGTGATATTGCGCCCTTTCAGGGCTTTTTTCCACCCATTCCCATGTTTTGCGTCCGTGTGGGCATATTGCCAAAATGTCAGTTTTATGCCAGAAAACAGGGACGGACAGCATACGGAAAACACAGCGAATGAAGCGCACACCGGAGGGCATACGATGAAGACGGCGAAAGATTATTATAATGAAGGAGTGAAATTATGGAAGTCAGGACAATTTAAGGAAGCGCTTGCGGCCTTTGACAGGGCCATCGGGCTGGATGAAAATTTTGCCGTCCCCTGGAACGGCAAAGGCTATGCGCTTTATTATTTAGGCCGTTATGAGGAAGCGCTTGCGGCCTTTGACAGGGCCATCAGGCTGGATGAAAATCTTGCCCACCCGTGGAACGGCAAAGGCATTGCGCTTTATTATTTAGGCCGTTATGAGGAAGCGCTTGCGGCCTTTGACAGGGCCATCAGGCTGGATGAAAATCTTGCCCACCCGTGGAACGGCAAAGGCAGTGCGCTTCGTTCTTTAGGCCGTTATGAGGAAGCGCTTGCGGCATATGACAGGGCCATCGGGCTGGATGAAAATGATGCCGCCCTGTGGCACGGCAAAGGCAATGCGCTTTATTCTTTAGGCCGTTATGAGGAAGCGCTTGCGGCATATGACAGGGCCATCGGGCTGGATGAAAATGATGCCGCCCTGTGGCACGGCAAAGGCAATGCGCTTTATTCTTTAGGCCGTTATGAGGAAGCGCTTGCGGCATATGACAGGGCCATCGGGCTGGATGAAAATCTTGCCAACCCGTGGCACGGCAAAGGCAATGCACTTTCTGATTTAGGCCGTTATGAGGAAGCGCTTGCGGCATATGACAGGGCCATCGGGCTGGATGAAAATCTTGCCCTCCCGTGGTACGGCAAAGGCAGTGCGCTTCATTCCTTAGGCCGTTATGAGGAAGCGCTTGCGGCCTTTGAAAGAGCCATTGATCTGAATGAAAATGATGCCCTCCCGTGGAACGGCAAAGGCAGTGCGCTTTCTGATTTGGGCCGTTATGAGGAAGCGCTTGCGGCCTTTGACAGGGCCATCGGGCTGGATGAAAATTCTGCCCTCCCGTGGAACGGCAAAGGCAATGCGCTTAATTCTTTAGGCCGTTATGAGGAAGCGCTTGCGGCCTTTGACAGGGCCATTGGGCTGGATGAAAATTTTGCCGCCCCGTGGCACGGCAAAGGCAATGCGCTCAGTTCTTTAGGCCGTTATGAGGAAGCGCTTGCGGCATATGACGAAGCCATCGGGCTGGATGAGAATCTTGCCGCCCCGTGGTACGGCAAAGCCAAGCTTTACGATGATCTGGATGACGCCCGGCTGGCCCACCCCTGCCTGACCCGTACATACAGACTTTCCGATGAACCCACCTTCTTCAAATTCAGCTTCAGCTTAATCGGAAAATATTTCTCCCCCCTGTTCATCCACCGCATTTCCCGTGAACATCCCCGCCTGATGACCGCTTTGGGCTGGCTTCAGACAGCAGGCGGCCCGTTGCGGCAATGCCTTCCCCTCTTGCAATTCATTCGTTTCATCAGAAAATATCCCGGCTTCCCCAATGAAATCGAACGGCTGAAATTCCTCGGCCTGATCCGCTACTATCTGGGCGATCCCCTTGAAGCCGAAGAACTTTTCAACAAAGTGGATGACGAGGACGAAAGCGACCTCATGGGCCAGTATTACCTGATTGCGTCCATGAACGCCTCCGAAGAAAACACCGAAGGCGCATTGCAATTTGCCGTTGACCATGCGGGCGGGCTGTTGACAGCCGAATCCGAACCGGACGCGGCGCAGTGGTATTACGCAGGCCATATTTTCCGCATCAAAGGCAATTACGGGGCAGCCAGCACCGCCTTTGAACGCGCCTTCAAAGCGGACGAAGATTTTCTGTCCGCGCTCTACATGCGAATGTTCTGCCAGCACAGGCTGAACCGGCGTGAAGAACGGAACCGGCTGGTAAAGCAGATTCTTGGCAAGGAAAACCTGCTGATAAAAGAAAACCGGCGCGGCTTCCTGGGCCGGATCATGCCGGAGAGCGTTGACCTGAATTCCTCCGGCTGGCACATGCCGTTTGTCAAATACGCACGATGGGCCGAGATCTCCGAAGCCCTGAACCTGCTGTATGACCTTCTCCAAAACCATGAGGACAAATGCGGATCGCTTCCGCCGGAAATCAGCTTTGTGAATGATATGGAGGGCTGCGGCGTCCCGGACGCGCTTCAGGTGTGGATGCAAAACGAAAAATTCCGGGCGGAACTGGAAAACCGGAAGGCGGAAATCAGCAAATATGAACTGAAAGAGCTGCGGACAGAGCTGAAAATGGTGTTTCCGTTCTTCCCGCTTTCACCGGAAAAAATAGCGGAAACAGACACGGAACTTGTGATTGCCAAAATGATTGAAGACGAAGGCGAAAAAATCACCGGCAAAACCGAAGCGTTTCACAAACTGCTCACATACTGCCATTTCACGGATTGTCTTTCCGCACGGGAATTCACGTTTCTATCTTACTTCACCATTTATAAAGATCAGCAGCACAAAAAGAGCGGCATCAAAGGGTATGCGGCAAAATTTTTAGAGGAAATTTCAAAAACATCGTTTGCCGCCATTGTCGCGGTTCCGGTGTTCGGCGTTTCCGGCCTCCTTACAGCCTCCGTCGGATTTATCGGTGTTTACAGCTCGTTTTCCGTATTTTATGAGTTTCTGAAAACCGCGTTCAAAGGAGATTTCAAAGACCATCTCACCTATCCCCAGTTCAAAACCAATTTCCTGGAATTCATTCAGAAACACCCCGGAGAGACGCCGGAAACATTCAGGGATGAATAAATCCGCATCCTACCAGCACGGACGCAAAACGGAGTGCGAAAATCAAGGCCGAAGGCCGGTTTTTCGCAGATTTTGCAAAAGATCGCCCCTTCGGGGCTTAACTTTTGCACTCCGAGACGGCGATGCGGTCCGCACTTGAACCCGGAGAAGATATCCGCTAAGAAGCTGTTTTAAAAATACCGGCGACTCGGAAACGGAGTGCAAAAATCAAGGCCGAAGGCCGGTTTTTCGCAGATTTTGCAAAAGATCGCCCCTTCGGGGCTTAACTTTTGCACTCCGAGACGGCGATGCGGTCCGCACTTGAACCCGGAGAAGATATCCGCTAAGAAGCTGTTTTAAAAATACCGGCGACTCGGAAACGGAGTGCAAAAATCAAGGCCGAAGGCCGGTTTTTCGCAGATTTTGCAAAAGATCGCCCCTTCGGGGCTTAACTTTTGCACTCCGAGACGGCGATGCGGTCCGCACTTGAACCCGGAGAAGATATCCGCTAAGAAGCTGTTTTAAAAATACCGGCGACTCGGAAACGGAGTGCGAAAATCAAGGCCGAAGGCCGGTTTTTCGCAGATTTTGCAAAAGATCGCCCCTTCGGGGCTTAAATTTTGCACTCCGAGACGGCGATGCGGTCCGCACTTGAACCCGGAGAAGATATCCGCTAAGAAGCTGTTTTAAAAATACCGGCGACTCGGAAACGGAGTGCGAAAATCAAGGCCGAAGGCCGGTTTTTCGCGAATCTGAACAGTCGGATTCGGGCATGAAGTCCGAATTCCCGCGCCGCCACAATCTGCGTTTTTGTTATTCCGAACGGGTGTGAGGCGTTTTAAGATTTCTCGCTCCGCTCGAAATGACAAAGGCTCATTTTATGATGGCAATTGGTATAATTTTGTTTTATGAAATTACCCGGCACAAACCCCGACAATTTACAGCGATTTTCCCATGAAAAAAACAGAACAGTTTAAACCGTCTGAGACCGAACTTAAAGGCACCAACCTCATCGAGGCCAGCGCAGGCACGGGCAAAACTTACACCATTGCCGCCATATTTCTCCGGCTGGTTCTGGAGCAGGAGATGAAGGTCAACGAGATTCTCGTGGTCACCTTTACCGAGGCCGCCACCGGGGAGCTGAAAGACCGGATTCGGACCCGGCTCCGGGAGGCGGCGGATCTCTTCTCCGGCCAGGCGACCGAAGACCCGTTTCTGAACAAACTGCTGAAACGTCATATGGAAAAGGGCGAACAGGAGCAGGGCGAAAAGCGCCTCAGAGACGCCATCAGCGATTTTGACGAATCGGCCATCTTTACGATCCACGGCTTCTGCAAGCGGATGCTCCATGAAAACGCCTTTGAAAGCGGCACCCTGTTTGACACGGAGCTGGTGGCCGATCAGGAGGGGATTAAGCGGGAGATCGTGGAGGATTTCTGGCGTCTGCATTTTTACGACGCCTCCCCCCTGTTTGTGCGCTACGTGATCCGCAAAACCGGTCCGTCCGGGCTGATGACCCTGCTGGGCAACCGGTTTTCACAGCCGGACCTGAGCCTCATCCCCAGACCCGACGCGCCGGACTCGTCCCCGCAGGAGGCGGATTTTGAATCCTGCTTTGCAAAACTGTCTGAGGCATGGCCCGCAGCACGGGACGCGGTATCGGCGATTCTGAAAGAGGACAAGGGGCTGAACCGGAACAAATACCGCAAAAACAGCGTGGAGAGCTGGATTGCGGAAACGGATCTCTTGCTGGGCAGCCGCACGCCCGATCCCTGCCTGTTTGATAAATTTGAAAAGTTCACCCCGTCCGGTCTGGCGGACGGAACCAAAAAGGGGCAGGCCGTGCCGTCCCACCCGTTTTTCGACCTGTGCGGGGAATTCTCGGCCGCGCAACAGGCGCTGACAGCGGTTTTTGAGACACGGCTCATGGCCCTGAAGGTGGCGCTCTTTGAATATGTGCGACAGAAAATGCGGGGTCGGAAGCGCGCCTCCAACATCCAGTCCTTTGACGATCTGCTGCTCAACCTGTACGAAGCCCTTCACCGGGAGGGCGGGGATACACTGGCCGGGAAGATACGGGAGAAATACCGGGCCGCCCTCATCGACGAATTTCAGGACACCGACCCGGTCCAGTATGATATTTTCAAAACCGTGTTTCAGGTGCCCGGCCATGTGCTTTTTCTCATCGGCGACCCCAAACAGGCCGTTTACGGGTTCCGGGGCGCGGATATCTTCGCCTACATGACGGCGGCCGCCCATGCCGATGCCCGCTACACCCTTGGCACCAACTGGCGCTCGGACCCGGACCTGATCCGGGCGGTCAACACGGTGTTTCAGCGCAACAACCGCGCCTTTGTCTATGAGGAAATCCCCTTTGAGGCCGTGGCCGCCCCCCCTGAGAAGGCGCGGGAAATGCTGACCTTCAGCGGTTCCCCGGAGCCGCCCCTTCAGATCTGGGCGGTAAATGCCGCAGCGGTCAGCGGTACGGACAAGCCCCTGAAAAAGGAGGATGCCCAACGCCGGATCGTCCGCGCCACCGCCAGTGAGATCGCCCGGCTGCTTGAGATGGGGAAAACCGGCGCGGCCCGCCTTGACGACAGGCCCCTGAAACCCGGCGACATTGCGGTGCTGGTGCGCCGGAATGCGGAGGCCGATGCGGTTCAGGCGGCCCTGTTCCGGCGCAATATCGCCAGCGTACTTTACAGCACGGGCGACATCTTTGACACCCGTGAGGCCCTGGAGACGGAGCAGGTGATCGGGGCCATTGCCCAACCCCGGAATGAGCGGCTGATCCGGGCGGCCCTGGTCACGGACATGATCGGCACGGACGCCCTGACCCTGGACGCGCTGTCCCGCGATGAGGCCGCATGGGAGAAGTGGCTGGTGATGTTCAGCGAGTACCGCCGCCTCTGGGAGAAGCACGGGTTTATCCGCATGTTTCGCCAGTTTACAGATCAGGCGGACGTGCTGCCCCGGCTCATGGGGCTGCCGGACGGCGAACGCAGGGCCACCAACCTGCTCCATCTGGGCGAGCTGCTGCATCAGGCCGAAATGCAGAAAAAAACCGGCATGGCCGGGCTGGTGAAATGGCTTTCAGAGCAGCGCCATCAGACCGACCGGCGGGAGGAGGAGCATCCCCTGCGTCTGGAGAGCGACGAGAACGCCGTCCGGCTGGTGACCATCCACAAGAGCAAGGGGCTGGAATACCCGGTGGTCTTCTGCCCCTTTACCTGGAGCGGCTCCCGGAGCCGGAACAACAATGATCCCGTGCAGTTTCACGATGAGGCAAACAACCGGCGGCTCACCTGTGATCTGGGGTCTGACCGGATGGCCGACCACCGGATTCTGGCGGAAAAGGAGATGCTGGCGGAAAATCTGCGGCTGCTCTATGTGGCCCTGACCCGCGCCCGGAACCGGTGTTATCTGGTCTGGGGGCGGTTCAACACGGCAGAGACCTCGGCCCC
This window encodes:
- a CDS encoding tetratricopeptide repeat protein, with translation MKTAKDYYNEGVKLWKSGQFKEALAAFDRAIGLDENFAVPWNGKGYALYYLGRYEEALAAFDRAIRLDENLAHPWNGKGIALYYLGRYEEALAAFDRAIRLDENLAHPWNGKGSALRSLGRYEEALAAYDRAIGLDENDAALWHGKGNALYSLGRYEEALAAYDRAIGLDENDAALWHGKGNALYSLGRYEEALAAYDRAIGLDENLANPWHGKGNALSDLGRYEEALAAYDRAIGLDENLALPWYGKGSALHSLGRYEEALAAFERAIDLNENDALPWNGKGSALSDLGRYEEALAAFDRAIGLDENSALPWNGKGNALNSLGRYEEALAAFDRAIGLDENFAAPWHGKGNALSSLGRYEEALAAYDEAIGLDENLAAPWYGKAKLYDDLDDARLAHPCLTRTYRLSDEPTFFKFSFSLIGKYFSPLFIHRISREHPRLMTALGWLQTAGGPLRQCLPLLQFIRFIRKYPGFPNEIERLKFLGLIRYYLGDPLEAEELFNKVDDEDESDLMGQYYLIASMNASEENTEGALQFAVDHAGGLLTAESEPDAAQWYYAGHIFRIKGNYGAASTAFERAFKADEDFLSALYMRMFCQHRLNRREERNRLVKQILGKENLLIKENRRGFLGRIMPESVDLNSSGWHMPFVKYARWAEISEALNLLYDLLQNHEDKCGSLPPEISFVNDMEGCGVPDALQVWMQNEKFRAELENRKAEISKYELKELRTELKMVFPFFPLSPEKIAETDTELVIAKMIEDEGEKITGKTEAFHKLLTYCHFTDCLSAREFTFLSYFTIYKDQQHKKSGIKGYAAKFLEEISKTSFAAIVAVPVFGVSGLLTASVGFIGVYSSFSVFYEFLKTAFKGDFKDHLTYPQFKTNFLEFIQKHPGETPETFRDE
- the recB gene encoding exodeoxyribonuclease V subunit beta, translated to MKKTEQFKPSETELKGTNLIEASAGTGKTYTIAAIFLRLVLEQEMKVNEILVVTFTEAATGELKDRIRTRLREAADLFSGQATEDPFLNKLLKRHMEKGEQEQGEKRLRDAISDFDESAIFTIHGFCKRMLHENAFESGTLFDTELVADQEGIKREIVEDFWRLHFYDASPLFVRYVIRKTGPSGLMTLLGNRFSQPDLSLIPRPDAPDSSPQEADFESCFAKLSEAWPAARDAVSAILKEDKGLNRNKYRKNSVESWIAETDLLLGSRTPDPCLFDKFEKFTPSGLADGTKKGQAVPSHPFFDLCGEFSAAQQALTAVFETRLMALKVALFEYVRQKMRGRKRASNIQSFDDLLLNLYEALHREGGDTLAGKIREKYRAALIDEFQDTDPVQYDIFKTVFQVPGHVLFLIGDPKQAVYGFRGADIFAYMTAAAHADARYTLGTNWRSDPDLIRAVNTVFQRNNRAFVYEEIPFEAVAAPPEKAREMLTFSGSPEPPLQIWAVNAAAVSGTDKPLKKEDAQRRIVRATASEIARLLEMGKTGAARLDDRPLKPGDIAVLVRRNAEADAVQAALFRRNIASVLYSTGDIFDTREALETEQVIGAIAQPRNERLIRAALVTDMIGTDALTLDALSRDEAAWEKWLVMFSEYRRLWEKHGFIRMFRQFTDQADVLPRLMGLPDGERRATNLLHLGELLHQAEMQKKTGMAGLVKWLSEQRHQTDRREEEHPLRLESDENAVRLVTIHKSKGLEYPVVFCPFTWSGSRSRNNNDPVQFHDEANNRRLTCDLGSDRMADHRILAEKEMLAENLRLLYVALTRARNRCYLVWGRFNTAETSAPAWLLHGSGTDAGDIVGAIEKRFKAFSDTDVQAELEAVRERSGGTIALSPMPQTEGPTCAPAPEETLSLTCRPFSRRIPRDFRVSSFSSLTSGSHLSPDLADYDAVGAPDIAAPETDASARDIFTFPRGGKPGTCLHEIFEHLDFTASGETIAGVVAEKLGKYNFDAAWAPTVSEMVEKVLAAPLTPEIALSRISAGDRISEMGFYFPLSRVTPGRLQAIFRTHGEPDFAPDFPDRIGKLSFSPVQGFMKGFIDMVFRSGDRFYVVDWKSNFLGGTVPDYGPAALKRSMTDAFYVLQYHIYTLALHRYLGRRMPGYEYEKHFGGVFYLFLRGIDPAQGPDFGVFRDRPSPELIRGLERELMA